The window TTAGACCCTTCGACAAACTCAGGGTAAGTCTTAGTTTATTGTAAATTCTCTTTTTAACTTGCTTAATTGATTGGCGATACTTGCATTATATTGCGTATCTCCAACTCTTAAAATGAAACCACCTAAAATGCTTTCATCCACTATATTTTTAATTGCAGCTTCTTTACCTGTAAGCTCTTTTACCTTAGCTAAAACTTTAGCTTCTAAAGCTTCTGTTAACGGTACTGCTGTAGTAACGGTTGCCACTTGACTCCCTTTTTGTTGCTCGTATAAAGTTATAAACTTTCCAGCCACTTGAGGTAATAAATCTAAACGTTTATTAGCAATTAAAGTATTTATAAGATTAACCGTTGCGGGGTTAACACCTTTAAAAATTTCTAATAACGCTGACTTTTTAATACTTGCACTAATTACAGGACTGTAAAGCATATCTTTCAAGTCTTTACTTTGCGCTACTGTATTATTTATTAGCTCCATGTCAGTATTTACAGCCTCAGCTATATTATTATCTGTAGCTAAACTTAAAACTGCTTTTGCGTAACGTATTGCTGCTCTTTCTCCTGCCATGATTTGACTAGTTTAATTTAGCATCATTTAACATAGACTCAACTAACTCTAATTGTTTGTCTTTGTTAGATAATTCTTGACGTACTACTTTTTCTGCAATCTCTAAAGATAATCCTGCTACGTGATTTTTCAATTCTGCCATAGCTGATTTCTTCTCGCTTTCGATAGCTGCTTGTGCCTGAACAATCATATTGTTAGCCTGCGCTTGAGCTTCCGTTTTAGCGTCGTCAATCATTTTGTTTTTTAAATCTCTTGCTTCTTTAAGCATAGCTTCGCGCTCTGCACGTGCTTCCGTTAATAACTTTTGGTTATCTGCTTGAAGATTTTGCATTTCTAACTTCGCGTTTTCAGCTGAATCTAATGCATTTTGTATACCATCCTCACGTGTTTGTAAAGCGTCTAAAATTGGTTTCCATGCAAATTTTCTC is drawn from Psychroserpens sp. NJDZ02 and contains these coding sequences:
- the atpH gene encoding ATP synthase F1 subunit delta, which encodes MAGERAAIRYAKAVLSLATDNNIAEAVNTDMELINNTVAQSKDLKDMLYSPVISASIKKSALLEIFKGVNPATVNLINTLIANKRLDLLPQVAGKFITLYEQQKGSQVATVTTAVPLTEALEAKVLAKVKELTGKEAAIKNIVDESILGGFILRVGDTQYNASIANQLSKLKREFTIN
- a CDS encoding F0F1 ATP synthase subunit B yields the protein METLLNDFSVGLFVMQAVILIILIVLMRKFAWKPILDALQTREDGIQNALDSAENAKLEMQNLQADNQKLLTEARAEREAMLKEARDLKNKMIDDAKTEAQAQANNMIVQAQAAIESEKKSAMAELKNHVAGLSLEIAEKVVRQELSNKDKQLELVESMLNDAKLN